One part of the Candidatus Hydrogenedentota bacterium genome encodes these proteins:
- a CDS encoding peptide chain release factor-like protein has product MRSLLQRMAACGLREEDLTERFVSSSGPGGQKTNRTATCVYLLHVPSGSSVKMQKARSQALNRFYARRRLCELMEGDALGEGSAAAQKAAKIRKQRKRRHRRSTSRQPKDCEDDGISNNSA; this is encoded by the coding sequence ATGCGCAGTTTGTTGCAGCGCATGGCAGCCTGCGGTTTGCGGGAAGAGGACTTGACAGAGCGCTTTGTCAGCAGTTCGGGTCCCGGTGGTCAAAAAACGAATCGGACCGCCACCTGCGTGTATCTCCTCCATGTCCCCAGTGGCTCTTCCGTCAAGATGCAAAAGGCACGTTCCCAAGCGTTAAACCGTTTTTATGCACGGCGAAGACTTTGTGAGCTTATGGAGGGAGATGCGTTGGGGGAAGGGAGCGCAGCGGCTCAAAAGGCTGCGAAGATACGCAAACAAAGGAAGCGTCGTCATCGGCGATCCACAAGCCGGCAACCAAAGGACTGTGAAGACGATGGGATTTCCAACAACTCAGCGTAA